The following proteins are co-located in the Telopea speciosissima isolate NSW1024214 ecotype Mountain lineage chromosome 9, Tspe_v1, whole genome shotgun sequence genome:
- the LOC122639586 gene encoding trihelix transcription factor ASR3-like — protein sequence MNRVVMADQGNSGEVREYRKGNWTVHETVVLIAAKKMDEERRMKRSGDGEERSKPAELRWKWVEDYCCKHGCMRSQNQCNDKWDNLMRDYKKVREYERRLAERGDREEGSYWKLEKHERKERNLPSNMLPEIYDAVVEVVEKRAVQRVTGGGGSDPNLPLPLPPPPPPPPPPQHLPHSQPLPSIDSDTSEHSNSSAKRRRRGEGTSSSGNTSYEVGSAISKSASIIAEALHACEEKEEKRHRDLLSLQERRLKVEESKNEIDREGINGLVDAINKLSSSIFALVSNKNSSAPK from the exons ATGAACAGAGTAGTAATGGCTGATCAAGGGAATAGTGGTGAGGTGAGGGAGTATAGGAAGGGTAACTGGACAGTCCATGAGACTGTAGTCCTTATTGCTGCAAAGAAGATGGATGAAGAAAGGAGAATGAAGAGAAGTGGAGATGGTGAGGAGAGAAGCAAACCAGCTGAGTTGAGATGGAAATGGGTTGAGGATTATTGTTGTAAACATGGGTGTATGAGGAGTCAAAACCAGTGTAATGACAAGTGGGATAATCTGATGAGAGATTACAAGAAAGTGAGAGAGTATGAGAGAAGATTGGCTGAGAGAGGAGACAGAGAAGAAGGGTCTTATTGGAAGCTTGAGAAGCatgaaaggaaagagaggaactTACCTTCTAATATGTTGCCTGAGATATATGATGCAGTGGTGGAAGTGGTGGAGAAGAGAGCTGTTCAGAGGGtgactggtggtggtggttcagATCCAAATCTACCattaccactaccaccaccaccaccaccaccaccaccacctcaacATTTACCACATTCTCAGCCATTACCCTCAatag ATTCTGATACAAGTGAGCATTCAAACTCATCagcaaagagaaggagaagaggagaaggaaccAGCAGCTCTGGTAACACCTCATATGAAGTGGGTTCAGCAATCTCTAAAAGTGCTTCCATTATAGCTGAAGCTCTCCATGCTTGtgaggaaaaggaagagaagagacacAGGGATCTTCTCAGTCTGCAAGAGAGAAGACTCAAAGTTGAGGAGTCAAAGAATGAGATTGATAGAGAAGGAATTAATGGTCTTGTTGATGCCATTAACAAGCTTTCCAGTTCTATCTTTGCCTTAGTTTCAAACAAGAACTCATCTGCTCCAAAATGA